The following is a genomic window from Thunnus maccoyii chromosome 13, fThuMac1.1, whole genome shotgun sequence.
AAGGACTTGACTGGAGAAAAGCCTAAACCTGTCTCCTGCTCCATGGACACGGATTGACCAGAGTGGATGGCAGGTCTTGCTGAAATGCTGGGATCTGAACCTTTGTTGTCCATAAAAGGTGTAGTGATGTCTGTTGGCATTTCTGCCATCTTTCCTTTTGATCGGTACCCGGCGTTGCCCTCTGCAGCCAGAGGAGAGGACGTGCCGTGTTCATGTCGGGCCTTGGGGGCAACAGCTGGTGGGCCCTGTGGGGTGCTGAATGTGGACCTAACAGGAGTCAGGGGGGTTGAGGACTTCCCTAAATCCATGCTGACATATTCAGCAGAGGTGGACAACGGTGCAGAGAAGCTGCGGGGAAGGTTAGCAGGATTATCGTGGCAGAGGAGTGGTTGATTCATGGGCCTTAAGGTTCCATGGATCACAGGTTGCCTACGTTCGGACCCCGCACGTCTTCCTCCGTTATACTTATTGTCTTCCTTGAACACAATACTGACATACTCACCGACGTTCTGAGACACCAGTGGCGGCAGATTCTCCTTCACCCTGGGCAGGGTGTTTGCTTTAGTAATGTCTGAAGACACACTGAGGGGACGGCCCCTCCTTTGTTGCTTTGGGCTCTTACTACTTGAACCACGTTTTTGGTGGTGACGGCCATCTTTTGTGCTTGTTCCTGCACTCTTGTATTCTGCTCCAGTTCTTAATAAACTTAACCCTCTCCCTGCCGATATGGACTTGTCTTCTAGGCTTTCACTGCTGGCTgagctggaggagaaagaagaagaagacatggAGAGTTGGCAGCCTCCTGCAGAGCCCACTGCTATTTTGTTTCTCTTGCTGTATCccactccccctccccttccagcACCATCATGCCCACTGCTGTCCTTTTTTCCTTCCCCTTTGTTTAAATCCTCCTCAAAGCGAGTATAGAGAGTATGTTGATAAGCTCGTGGCAGGGAGAAGTATGAATTGAACATTTTTGGTTGCAGTTGGTGTTGCTCAGGGTGGGAAGGTGGTGTGCTGCAGGCAGAGCGGCTGCTGACAGGTGAGATGTTCATATAGTCACTGGCAGCCCGGCTCTCCATGCTCGCCCTGCTATCCCACATGCCCAGTCCATGTAGGTCTGTGGAGCTGCTACTATTGGGGGACATGACCATGTAGCCCTCTGAGCTGGGCTGGCGGATGTGTTGAGGGGGGGACACATTGTTGTTGGGGGTCATGGCCATGTATTCATCATCTGCCCCAGGTTTAGCACTGGCATCAGACATACCTATCGAGAGAGATAGTGAAACAGGAGGAGATGTCACTCCAGGCAGCATTGACATATAGCCACTATCCAAAGCTGCTCCTGCATCCActtctctcctgcttttgtCAGCCCTCTTCCTATTCTCCCCTACCACATCAAGCTGCCCACCCCCCACTTCCAGACTCCCTGAGCCACGGTGCAAATCAGGTCTGTCTCTGTTAGCACTCTGCGACATGATGGCATattcttcatcatcctcatcatcttcatcttttctATGTGGGGTCAGTCGTTCATGGGCTGCCAAAGGAAGGGAAGCCCTCTTACTTAGTAGTCTGCGTTCTGCCTCAGATTCCCGACTGGATGAGCGCCGCAAAATCCGTCGGCCTTTGGAGCGATGATGGGAACCAAGGAGACCTTCTCGCTGTCCCATGACTATATAGCTGGAGGAGCCTTCTCCATGTACATGATGTCCAGACAGACTAGGCACGAGCAGAGAGTGTTCCCCAGGACTGGAACCATATTCATCTGAGGAGCCGTAGTCGCTTGGTGAACCCGAAACAGAAACTCTCTGAGAAACACGAGGGTAGGAGCAGACTGTCATGCCTCCCACTGCTGCCCCCACCAGACCACACTCTGAGCCATGACCAGAACTGGAGGACAGACTTGGTGCAGGAGAGGGAGCAGGGTTTGGTGTGTAACGTGCAAGACTGAGGGTAATCTTAGCAGGGGTTGGGGCCCTGGTGGGCTTGGGCCTCAGTGTTGGCGTAGTTGAGCA
Proteins encoded in this region:
- the si:ch211-284e13.4 gene encoding insulin receptor substrate 1-B, whose translation is MENQAAEQQNYEDVQKSGYLRKHKSMHRRFFVLRAASEQGPARLEYYENEKKFRSKSPVPKKVLNLETCFNINKRADSKNKHMIVLYTRSESFAIAADSEEVQNEWYQAMLDLQCNCKTPEDYGSSGECSSPSPVPTFKEVWQVKVWPKGLGHARNLVGIYRLCLTDKTVNFVKINSDVAAVVLQLMNVRRCGHSENFFFIEVGRSAITGPGEFWMQVDDSVVAQNMHETLLEAMKALSEEFRQRSKSQSVGTSCGGGTASNPISVPSRRHHPNLPPSQVGFSRRARTETPGTGGSSTSTSPTSRHGFPRARTASIGARSEEGGASAKGTWASSSPSLNGSCSTTPTLRPKPTRAPTPAKITLSLARYTPNPAPSPAPSLSSSSGHGSECGLVGAAVGGMTVCSYPRVSQRVSVSGSPSDYGSSDEYGSSPGEHSLLVPSLSGHHVHGEGSSSYIVMGQREGLLGSHHRSKGRRILRRSSSRESEAERRLLSKRASLPLAAHERLTPHRKDEDDEDDEEYAIMSQSANRDRPDLHRGSGSLEVGGGQLDVVGENRKRADKSRREVDAGAALDSGYMSMLPGVTSPPVSLSLSIGMSDASAKPGADDEYMAMTPNNNVSPPQHIRQPSSEGYMVMSPNSSSSTDLHGLGMWDSRASMESRAASDYMNISPVSSRSACSTPPSHPEQHQLQPKMFNSYFSLPRAYQHTLYTRFEEDLNKGEGKKDSSGHDGAGRGGGVGYSKRNKIAVGSAGGCQLSMSSSSFSSSSASSESLEDKSISAGRGLSLLRTGAEYKSAGTSTKDGRHHQKRGSSSKSPKQQRRGRPLSVSSDITKANTLPRVKENLPPLVSQNVGEYVSIVFKEDNKYNGGRRAGSERRQPVIHGTLRPMNQPLLCHDNPANLPRSFSAPLSTSAEYVSMDLGKSSTPLTPVRSTFSTPQGPPAVAPKARHEHGTSSPLAAEGNAGYRSKGKMAEMPTDITTPFMDNKGSDPSISARPAIHSGQSVSMEQETGLGFSPVKSFQSPERSSRLVRGDPQGRRSHRSETFNSPPSLPRHPPSSTSLFPEGSQAASHRHGLDCSLWEDGQAASLSATPPPQASTSSSEQGLNYIDLDLAIKESPQAGVERTSAAYNIGGSAMGSSAGSSLNTYASIDFYKSEELRAHQNSRNDSQDS